The sequence ACTGAGAGCTTTAGACAGTTTGTTTGTAAACAGTGATGCGGCATGGAAGTCAGTTTCAAAAGTGCACACTGATACGTTAGTGGGAAGACGCTCTGCCACATGAAAAAGAACCGAACGCTGACATCGGCTTTCATGTTGCCTGCGTGAGAACTAAGGGcatggtgggggagagagagagagaagggggagcagagggggagagagagaagagggcagagaagggggagaaggagaaaagtggggagagatagagaaggggggagagagagaatggggaggagagaaaagtggggagatagagagagtgggggagcggcagagagagaggcaacgcaaagagatggaggagagcaagacagaaagagatagagagcaagacagaaagagatggaaagcaagacagaaagagatagaggagagcaagacagaaagagatagaggagagccAGACAGAAATAGATAGAGGAgaacaagacagaaagagatggaggagagcaagacagagagatagaggagcaagacagaaagagatcgaggtgtgggagggagggtcgaCCTTTTTCCGTCATTTTCTGCTTACTAGAACGCACCTCCCTTCCACACAATTAATGGTTTCCATCAGTGTGGCCATCTCCTCTATCTGCAAATACCACCAAGTCATCTTGTCTCGTctgttctccctttctccatctcgaCGACACAGGAAATCAACAATCTACGTGTTCAGCTACACATAGATCAGCTTTATTCTATCTATACATGAGGAGGTCCATATGTATACTTCCTAATAATTTAAATTGATCCATTATTAGATGATCACctaggtgagggagtcaggtggctgagcggtgagggaatcgggctagtaatccgaagtttgccagttcgattcccggtcatgccaactgacgttgtgtccttgggcaaggcacttcaccctacttgcctcgggggaatgtccctgtacttactgtaagtcgctctggataagagcgtctgctaaatgtaggtGGATAGTAAAAAAAATCTCATCATTTTCGACTGGAACTATTCAGTAGTTTATAGACAATTTGAATGCGTAGTCTGTAAACAGTCTTTCTCTGTAAATGCACACGACTTCACCATAAAGGTCACTAAAGGGTAACAGGCATGGATGAAAATTGGCAAAAGACTTGCTGTGTGTGAATAATACCCTTGTCTGTTAAATAAACCGCAAGAAAACACGGGTCTGATTTGATGGATAATAATCTGCAGTACACATGGACTTTAATTCTTTTGGATTTTGGAGTGCCATATCAAGAAAGTATTAAGAACATTATACAAACTTCCTGCATTGGTTTACAATTGGACAATCTACAGACTGCATGACCGCAAACACCCCTTGTATTTGCGTATGTCCCATTAATGGAAGCACCCCTCTTCCGGCCACCCCTCCAGTCCCTCATGTATCTGGATgttcccccctgccccacccctccagtccCTCATGTATCTGGATGttcccccctgctccacccctccagtTCAGGGCCTCATGTATCTGGATgttcccccctgccccacccctccagTTCAGGGCCTCATGTATCTGGATGttcccccctgctccacccctccagtccaGGGCCTCATGTATCTGGATGtgcccccctgctccacccctccagtccaGGGCCTCATGTATCTGGATgttcccccctgccccacccctccagtccAGGGCCTCATGTATCTGGATgttcccccctgccccacccctccagtccAGTCCCTCATGTATCTGGATGttcccccctgctccacccctccagtccaGGGCCTCATGTATCTGGATgttcccccctgccccacccctccagtccAGGGCCTCATGTATCTGGATgttcccccctgccccacccctccagtccAGGGCCTCATGTATCTGGATgttcccccctgccccacccctccagtccAGGGCCTCATGTATCTGGATgttcccccctgccccacccctccagtccAGGGCCTCATGTATCTGGATgttcccccctgccccacccctccagtccAGGGCCTCATGTATCTGGATgttcccccctgccccacccctccagTTCAGGGCCTCATGTATCTGGATgttcccccctgccccacccctccagTTCTGGCTATCATGTATCTGGATCCCCCCCACGCCCCAGTAAAGCCAGGCCCTTAGGTAGCGTGGCATCGCTGTTCACACAGCGTCACAGGGAAACTGTGTCTTTGGACTAGAGGGCAACACAACAGTTCACTCTACGACCTCAGATGCAACCCTGCTTCCAAGAAGTGTTGCATTTGAAGCACGACAGTGGAGCGGCTGGGGGTGAGGTGGTGTTTAGGGGCTGTGTGGTTGGGTGCATCCTAACGAGTGTTCGGGTAACTGAGTCAGCAGATCTGCTCTCAGCAGCATCTGATCTAACGACTGAGCATGTGGTCATGGGGATGACTGATAACACAGCTGTAGATTGACAGATGaatcactccctccccctccactgcaGGCATTAGAACAGCTCATCAGTTCCCCTGTCCCACTTCACATCATACCTAGAGCACCGGGGAAACGCCCGTCAGCACCTTTCATCCACATTGAAATCTGTAAATGTACGATGACGATaataaatatgacaaaaaggatTTTTTTCTATATATATAACGTTGCGGATGGAAAAAATCCATCTCGTAATTTTTTTTGACGTCATCGATTTTATCTTTGTGCATAAACCGCTTGTATATTCACAGGAACAACTTTATTCATATTTTAAGTACACGTCTCCTTGTTTGTCACGTGGCAGATTCCTCATCTGAGGACGAGTAGCAGCCTAGCCCCAGGACATGTCCCATCATGTCTGTCTCCACAGcggccctccctgtcctcccctcccccgcagAGACACAGTCCATCGCTgaccctcgccctcctcccctcctccctcccagttcCCCTGCTCGCCCGGGGGAGTCAGGGCCTCTGGCCTGGGCGATGGCCCGGCCCAGGGGCGAGCTGTGGAGGTTGGGCAGGCCTGAGAGCAGCACCCTGGCTATGTTGGGCGTCTGAGAAGAGCCAGGCTCCACCGGGCCTCGACACCCAGCTAGAGCCACTGCCAGTCGGGTCCGGTCGAAGGAGAGGGGCTGGTCCTGGTCGGCATGGCCTGACTCTGAAGCTAGGGGGCTGGGATCGGCGCCGCCAGCGACCGCAGAGGAGCGGGACTCTGATTGGCGATCTTCTTTCTCGTGGGCTAaggtgatgtcacttcctgtcctgtagGCAGCCCCTTCGCAGTCTCCTTCCGTCCGAGGTTTGCTCCCGTGACCTGAATCCAGCGGCTGTTTCTTAGCTACGGGGGAAACACATGACGTTATTTCATAAGAAGCAATCGCTCCACTACAGCTGACCTCATAAcccagatgttagtttatttcctccaggaactcaATGACAcctattgagggacttgttgcacttgttggttagttgtaactgattttacCTGCACTCACTGTGATttatattactgttgcttgctttcctccaggtacactctgggCACTTCCGTGGATCATGTcgttaattgtaacttgtttaattacatgcacttctggttctacccattggctgttatttgcttttcacaatgtatacttcatgttttggctacccacattgTTTTTGGGCTatgtcgttgtttatgatcattgacctatgcaccttttgctctttttttgtaagtcgctttggataaaagcgtctgctaaatgactacatctAAATGTAACCCATGAAGAGGCTATATGTAGAAACTACTATGAAGAAACTGAAACTTACTACCTTCACGTCTGAAGACTGTGACATCATGACTGCAATGCTATGACTAATGGCAGTAGAGTACCACAGAGCTATAACTATTTGCCAACTGACCGTAGCCGGCAGAGCGGAGGGGGTCTTGACTCCTCTTGGCGTATGCCCGTGGAGTCCAGGGCTGGTGTTTGCAGGAAGGGTCGAGGGCTCGCAGCTTCGACAGGAAGCGTCTGTACTCCTTCTCCAGGCCCTCGATGCAGAACTGAAACTCTGCTATCTTTCTCTCAGGGTAGTGGGACAGCTGAGACTGCTGTTTGGACAGGTTAAAGACACGTTCAGCATCGTAATACAGACAAAAATTGTGTGGTTCAGAAACATGTGTCCCCACTTTGAAAATGTTGCAGGACCCAGTTCTACTTCAAACCTTATTCTATAGCATACAGtataaccctcctcctcccaattCATGATCAACAAGACTTATTAACTAAATCAATGCAGAGGTCACATTGTCAGACACTTCAGGTGCAAACTCTCCCCCATCAGAAAGTGCCTTATTCACCCTTTAGACATGCAAATGGCTGGCTTGGATAACTACCTGGAGATAGTACTCGATCTCTCTTTTGATGCTCGGGATCCACTTTTTCACAGCAGAGGCGGAGTTAAGGGTTGCCTGTGAAAAAGCATGATCGGGTTAAAGAGACGTCATACAGAAATTAACTTCTGGAGAGGCTGAATGTGCTTGCTGAATTGCTCGCACCAAAGAAAACTTACAAGTTTCGGTCTACGTTCGTGGATATCTTTTATTCGACCCTCTGTTCAGAAACATGACAAAATGCATTAGCAAAATTCCCTTTGTAGCCTATATGGATCTGCGTAGATCtgaatgtctgctaaatgcataaatgtaatgtcgaTGGGGAATAGTTATAGCTTACAAACAAGCTAGctcggttagctagctagtttcaTTTGTAATGTATCGTAAATATGTGAACTAacacttgccctctctctccttctgaagCCATAATCTGTTCAATTTTCCTTGCTGTTTTTCTTCATTCCTCGCCATCGGACCTGCAACCAGAGCACGGGGAAACCCACTTCCTATTTGAGTTTGAGAAGACAAACGTCACGTGACATGTGACGTAGTTATTGCGCTGTAACTGCCCTTGATAGCTGAATTAAAACATATATCTTGTTAAAAATTCGATTGATTTCCTTGAATTTGCAAATGTTTGTTATACAACAACATATAACAACAATATAAGAATTTGTATACACACCATCCACTGATACAGATACAATAGGAATGCTACTGTAATCTTCTGCATTTGGCCACAGGTTTTCATCCAAATCACATCTTATGTCATCTAGGGCAATACACATCTTCTGGCATGCCTGACCCATCCCTGGCAATGTCCAGGCATCCAGCATTCATTGTGTCCAGGAGGGACATTTGATCATGTGGATGGTGGTCATACAGTAAACCTTACATTTCCATGAGAAAAATAATTATTCTATGTGTTGAGGAATGGAGAGTAAGGTGGGAAGGAAAGTGACACCATTCTGGGATGGGCTGCAAACCACTCGGTGACTGCACGGGAGTGGTGAAATGCCACATTGTCCCATACAAATGTTGGCTGATTTCTTCTCTCTGCATCCTTTTCCTCACCTAGCACAACCCTTCCGTAGAGATCATTTTATAGCATAAATTTTTTTGATTACAAATATATTTCATTACAATATTACTGTAGAAATTTAGCAAATTTCTGTCTTATTCAGTTTTGTATTATGTTATTGTTTTGAACTGAAGtttaacagttttgaaaacagtaTGTAAGCATGTGTAAATTGGCCTGTAGGTACATAGAGTTTTGGCAGTTGTTGTGTCGAAGTGAGAAAAGAATAAATGTAATTTGAAAGATGTAGTCATTGAATGCATTTTGTGCCAAAACAATGATAAATGATCCACAGTTTAGCCCACATATACTTCTGTTGTGCTcactgtgtgaagagttttgaaaatgtgacttaagtattgagaaatgtgtcctagcaactgtaaaaaactgtatttacacgacggcatgtcatttctgtctctacatggtcgccatGTTTAGGGCCCTCAAAACCCTAGGGTTTATGCCAAATGCTCTCATTGGTTGAGAAGCGTGATGAccttcacccccccaccaccccccctcccccccaatcaTGCTGAGCAATCAAATTGCACATACATCCGgccttgcagtgagcaacaaCTTTCAAagtaataatatattttttttaactgcGTTAATGCAAAATCAAATAATTGTCTGCGTTATTTAAATAATGTGTAAACGTACCCACCACCTATGAGTTGCCAAATCCGCTTAAGATAAGGCTTCTTCCTTTTAATGGTAGAAACATTCCTTTTTATTTGTAATATGAATATAAACAGCTATGACACTTCATTTAAAGCAAGGCAGTACCTCCCTCTGGTGGTCTGTTTGAGAACATACATAAATATGATACAGATTTCAAATTCAATTTTTTGGCACCTACGTTTATTTCACCATAAAAGAAAGCGACGTCTAATTGTATTTATCTGACCAGATGACTAGCCAATTAAACAATATGCTTCTGATTAATCTTTTACCATATACACCTTACATTTAATCATGTATTCCCTGATTCATTAATGACAGAATCAAGAATTCACTTCACTCTATTTGATGAGCAGCATCTTCTTCTTAAGCAGAGTAGCGGTGTCTTCATGCGCGCGCGTGTCCCCACTCTCCGCCACCTTCAGTGGCGTCTTCCCCACATTATTGGTGGCCTGGAGGtcggccctctccttcctctctccctgtccccagcCCACCAGCCTCTTGACTGCCTCCTGGTGGCCAGAACGGGAAGCGCAGTGCAAGGGGGTGTCCTTGCTGTTATCTAGAGCGTTGATCTTGGCGCCGCCGCGGAGGAGCAACTCCACGACGCCGCCGTGGCCTCTCTCGGAGGCGGCGTGGAGAGGGGTCCTTCTCCACGCGTTCCTCTCGTCCACGCCTTTCTTCTtcagagacgagaggagagccgTGACCACGCCGGCGTGCCCGTGGGCGGCGGCCTGATGCAGAGGGGTGGAGCCGTCCATGTCTTTAGCCCCTCCCTTCGCCTTGTGTGCCAGGAGTGACGTCACGGCGTCCAGTCTGCCCTCCGTGGCGGCCAGGTGCATGGGAGTCCTCTTTTCCTTGTCAGTGGCGTTGGGGTCAGCCTTCGCGGAGAGCAGAAGCCCCACCACGGAGTTCTCTCCCTGGGTTGAAGCTGCCCAGTGCAgggctgtcctcccctgtcggTCCCGGGCTCCAGTGTCTGCCTGGCCCTTCAGGAGCTGGGCCACAGCCTCTGCGTGGCCGTGCTGGCTGGCCATGTGCAGGGCTGTCAGGCCGTCTTGGTTTACTGTATTCACCTGGTGTGAAttcacacatcacacaacagCTATGAAATCAACATGATCTTCATACAGTCTTAATATACAGTATTTAGTCTTATTATGCTATAGTTGCTATTAGCATACTGCTTAAACTAATTGCTATTAGCATAGTGCTTAAACTTGCTAATATGCTAAATACATTTTATGGTTTAATAACTTGAATTAACATGACATACTTTTTACCTTCACCAAAAAACATGACAAGAAATACACGAGAGATCAGAACACAAGCTGGAACTATGTTACCTGAGCACCAGAGTTCAGCAGTAGCCCCACTAGAGATGACCTGTTGAGCTGGGCTGCGACATGCAGAGGGGTGTGGGCCTTAGGCCCCGGGGTATTGGGGTCGAATCCCCTCTCCAGGAGATCCTGAGCTATGGGGACAGTCCCGCTGTGGGCAGCCAGATGCAGGGCCGAGCACAGGTTTGGAAGTGTCGTGTCCACGCGAGCGTGTTTGGCTGCCAGAGCTCTGaagaaagatttaaaaaaaattgtgatcAGATCCACTTATCTACATGGACCGTAGGTGTGGTCTGGGTGGACGGTCAGCTACCTGAAGACCTCCACGTGTCCCAGCTCAGCTGACAGGAGCAGAGGGGTGTATCCCTGTTGGTCGCTTGTGTTGATGTCTGCCCCACAATCAACCAGAGCCGCGACCACATCCTCCTGGTTCTTCTTCACGGCCGAGAGGAGTGCAGATCCAAGGGCCTCTGAACCGAGCGCCCCTGCAGCGTGAGCTGGGGTTTCAAAACAGGTATACGTAGAAACgtgagcacatacacacacatccacacacacacaccatgagaaCAAATGGGTATCTGCAAGGTCTCTGATGTGGAGGGTGGTAAaccagggggtcagatggctgagcggttagggaatcgggctattaatgggaaagttgccggtttgatgttgtgtccatgggcaaggcacttcaccctacttgccttggggggaatgtccctgtacttactgtaaatcactctggataagagcatctgctaaattactaaatctAAAAAAAAACAGGCTGCGGTCCTACATACTCAGAAGCAGGCAGAGGATGGGGCCCCGGTTGAGCTCCAGGGCCGTTTCTACAACGACTCGGTCGACCGTGGCTCCTGCTGACAGCAGGACGGTTGCGGTCTTCTCACAGCCGCGGCTAACCGCGTGGAACAGGGATGTCCTTTTGTGGTTATCCCTAGCATCCACCACAGCCCCACACTGCAAGAGCACCTCAGCCAGCTGGGAGTCATCCTCCCGGGCTGCTGTATGGAGGAACGAGCCCTGGGCCTGGTTCTTGGGGagattcttctcctcctctaccagGGTTTTGACTGTACCCAAGTGCTTGTTTTTCACCGCAAGATGCAGGGGGGTCTTCGACTGTTTATCCAGGGCGTAGATAGGGGCACCCGCGTTTAGGAGGCCCCTGACTGCCTTGCTGTGACCCCTGAGGGCCGCTCTATGCAGGGGTGTGTATCCCTCTTCATCCCTGACATCCAACTGGGCTCCTCTGTGTAAGAGCAGCTCGATGATGGACAGGTGGCCGTGTTCTGCAGCCACGTGCAACAGCGTCTCATTGGAGGAATTGACCGCGTTGACGTCTGTGTCTTGTAGAATCTCCTCCAATGAGGAAAGCTCTCCCAATGCAACGGTGCTGAATATACTTCCTGTTTTGGGTAGCGTTGTGttttgttcctctctctttgccACTGGGCGAGTAGCACCGTCATCGTCTTTCTGAACTTTAGGCTTCCTACTTCCTTTAGAAGTACTTTGAGTTACAACAGGGCATGTATTTTTAACCAATCTCTGCTTGTCCCTCTCCAACAGATACCCAATCAGCTGTCTCTTGGAGTCCCGTACGTTATCATTCACGCACCCCACGTAGGCCTTGATCTTCTGGTACAGGTCAGGCTCTGCCAGCATCAGACACGGGTGGAAGAACTTCCGACAGGCCCTCTCCCCCCTGGAGACCAGCATGTCCAGGACCCTAGAGTTCCTCTCCTCGCTCGTTCTGAGGGACGACAAGATCACTGATCTCTTGCTGGGCGGCACGACTCCCTCTGTGACGAGGAGATCCAGCAGGTCCTCGGTGTGTGAGATCCCAGAGACCAGATCCTTGCGCTTCGCTCGAATCACTTCTATCGCGTAAGGGTTGGTGGAAACCTGTGAACATTTGGAAACTCCTTGAACGTTTGGAAACTCGTTGAGCAGAATATTGAACATTTTAGCTGACCTTTTAAAGGGCCAAAGGTACATGAATGTGTCTGATCACCGAACAAGCCTCCGTGTGCCGTGTGTTTTGTACTGTCTGCAAAATATCTCACCTTAGCAACCAGGTAAATAGAGAAGCCAGTAACTGTATATCCTACCTACCTTTATCTGGGCTTTGTTTGAATGAGAACAAACCTGTGTCAGTGGTAACTACTGTTTAAATGAAATGGTACAGCCTACCAGGTGTACTTGTCGACCTTCAAATCGATTTGGATTAAGCTTCAGCCACTACACTATGTCTGTGCACTCAGTGAgttgacaaacacacaacatgacCATATAGCAGGGTAGAATAGCAAGACACCTCATTAGGGATTCTGCTATGTTAAACTACAAGCTAGCGCTGTATGTGCATGAGCATAGCCCTCCAGTAAACCCCCACAAATCTATTGAGTTGTCAGGTGCATCTTCGGAAATCACGTGTTATTATAATTGCGACGGACAGTAGGCCTATATTCTATATGCTAATTTCCTCATACATATTATTACACATTTGTATCAGTAGTTACAAATATTATCATAGTCAGCAATGGGAAAGGAACAACTTTACGTTATAGCACAAGAAATCTGATTCATTTCTTTAGTATGTCCTTCAAAGATGTTGTCTTTACAAAGCAGCATAATGCAATCAACTTGAGGACAACTCTGCATGCTGGGATCTCTTGTTTAGGTAGGCAACAGTGTTTTAGTATTCAGTCAGCCAGAAGATTGGTGGGACGGCCGAGTTCCCGTAAAACACACATCTTCCGGGATGACGTTGCTATTTTGGGCCGGCTTATAGCCTTATATGGTCATGGGGCTACCGTTTCCGGGAATGATGTCAGATGCCCCCACGTTTCAGCAATCGCATCAAAGCAGATTTGCGCAGTGATAATAAATCTGTAAACAAGGTGCGTGTTTATTGAATGCAATATTCTGATAGTAAATTTAAGATTTCCCCCTGATTTTCCACACTTAAAATATAAAGATTTAAACCAATGGTCTTCACTGTGATTCTCCCCTTGTTGATTATAAACTTATGCCTTTTATTATTTTACTCTACCTTTCATAGTTCATAACAGGTTACTTTGTCTATTATTTTGTCATGAACAATATCTGTGCTGGCTTGACAACAGCGTTTGAAAATGATTTAGCCAGTGAAATGATTGCTGTAGGCTATGTCTATACTAAATCTACCAAACATGGTGTCAAAACGCATTCGAAAAAGTTATCAACCCTTTTTATTACAGTTAATGTAGGTAAAACACAATCATTTCGAACATTTAACGCCTAGAATCTTGGACACTGTCGCCATCTAGTGGGACGCCTGGCTACACGTCCAAGTTCatgttaatgtgtgtttgtgtttttttttatgtcgaCTGTTCTCGAATCTCGAATCACTGTTCGCGTAACATTTCAGAGGTGTTATTGCCACAGATTTTTCATCACTTAGAGGCTCGTCTATTTGTCAACTTCTCCTGCCTCCAACGTTGTGGTATATTACTTACTGTTATTTTGAATGTATTTAAAAGAAAACTCGTCTTCATGTCTAAACAATTTGGTAAAATTATAGCTTTTGAAAACCTAGTTTTCTTAACTATAAACGTTAACCTCAGCGTTGTCAGTTTGGTAACCGACACAGTAACTTACTCCCAACTGTCAACATCAATAGACCGATGCAATAT is a genomic window of Osmerus mordax isolate fOsmMor3 chromosome 26, fOsmMor3.pri, whole genome shotgun sequence containing:
- the si:dkey-86e18.1 gene encoding uncharacterized protein si:dkey-86e18.1; translation: MARNEEKQQGKLNRLWLQKEREEGRIKDIHERRPKLATLNSASAVKKWIPSIKREIEYYLQQSQLSHYPERKIAEFQFCIEGLEKEYRRFLSKLRALDPSCKHQPWTPRAYAKRSQDPLRSAGYAKKQPLDSGHGSKPRTEGDCEGAAYRTGSDITLAHEKEDRQSESRSSAVAGGADPSPLASESGHADQDQPLSFDRTRLAVALAGCRGPVEPGSSQTPNIARVLLSGLPNLHSSPLGRAIAQARGPDSPGRAGELGGRRGGGRGSAMDCVSAGEGRTGRAAVETDMMGHVLGLGCYSSSDEESAT
- the caiap gene encoding CARD- and ANK-domain containing inflammasome adapter protein, with amino-acid sequence MFNILLNEFPNVQGVSKCSQVSTNPYAIEVIRAKRKDLVSGISHTEDLLDLLVTEGVVPPSKRSVILSSLRTSEERNSRVLDMLVSRGERACRKFFHPCLMLAEPDLYQKIKAYVGCVNDNVRDSKRQLIGYLLERDKQRLVKNTCPVVTQSTSKGSRKPKVQKDDDGATRPVAKREEQNTTLPKTGSIFSTVALGELSSLEEILQDTDVNAVNSSNETLLHVAAEHGHLSIIELLLHRGAQLDVRDEEGYTPLHRAALRGHSKAVRGLLNAGAPIYALDKQSKTPLHLAVKNKHLGTVKTLVEEEKNLPKNQAQGSFLHTAAREDDSQLAEVLLQCGAVVDARDNHKRTSLFHAVSRGCEKTATVLLSAGATVDRVVVETALELNRGPILCLLLTHAAGALGSEALGSALLSAVKKNQEDVVAALVDCGADINTSDQQGYTPLLLSAELGHVEVFRALAAKHARVDTTLPNLCSALHLAAHSGTVPIAQDLLERGFDPNTPGPKAHTPLHVAAQLNRSSLVGLLLNSGAQVNTVNQDGLTALHMASQHGHAEAVAQLLKGQADTGARDRQGRTALHWAASTQGENSVVGLLLSAKADPNATDKEKRTPMHLAATEGRLDAVTSLLAHKAKGGAKDMDGSTPLHQAAAHGHAGVVTALLSSLKKKGVDERNAWRRTPLHAASERGHGGVVELLLRGGAKINALDNSKDTPLHCASRSGHQEAVKRLVGWGQGERKERADLQATNNVGKTPLKVAESGDTRAHEDTATLLKKKMLLIK